A part of Vibrio sp. B1FLJ16 genomic DNA contains:
- the rsmB gene encoding 16S rRNA (cytosine(967)-C(5))-methyltransferase RsmB, with product MNVRAAAANVLYLVVDKGHSLSSALPAAQQTIRSRDHALLQEICYGALRYLPRLETIANELMDKPLKGKQRVFHHLILVGIYQLSFMRIPAHAAVGETVEGTKDLKGPRLRGLINAVLRNYQRNQEELDEIAVSHNAGKYGHPSWLLKLLQDAYPEQWQGIIEANNQKAPMWLRVNHQHHTRDEYLKLLEDEEIESTPHPEAMDALKLATPCDVTKLPGFEKGWVSVQDAAAQLSINYLKPKNGEQILDCCAAPGGKTAHILERTSGSEVVAIDCDDTRLKRVHENLKRLNLDAKVICGDARTPQEWWQGEQFDRILLDAPCSATGVIRRHPDIKWLRRADDIAALADLQREIFDAMWTQLKPGGTMVYATCSITPQENTEQVKAFLARTADAILLDSDPDQPGRQILPGEDDMDGFYYAVLTKNRA from the coding sequence ATGAATGTTCGCGCTGCGGCTGCTAACGTCCTGTATCTTGTCGTCGACAAGGGTCACTCTCTTTCCAGCGCGCTTCCGGCGGCTCAACAAACCATCCGATCTCGTGATCATGCTCTCTTGCAAGAGATCTGTTACGGTGCGCTTCGTTACCTGCCTCGCTTGGAAACGATCGCTAATGAGCTGATGGATAAGCCCCTCAAAGGCAAACAGCGTGTCTTCCATCACCTGATTCTGGTCGGTATTTATCAACTGAGCTTTATGCGAATTCCTGCGCACGCGGCCGTTGGAGAAACGGTTGAAGGCACCAAAGATCTTAAAGGCCCTCGTCTGCGTGGCCTGATTAATGCGGTATTGCGTAATTACCAGCGTAATCAGGAAGAGCTTGACGAGATTGCAGTCAGCCACAATGCCGGAAAATATGGTCACCCGAGCTGGCTACTAAAACTGCTGCAGGACGCTTACCCAGAGCAGTGGCAAGGCATTATCGAGGCCAATAATCAGAAAGCGCCAATGTGGCTGCGGGTAAACCACCAGCACCACACACGTGATGAATACCTGAAGCTACTTGAAGATGAAGAGATTGAGAGCACGCCGCATCCGGAAGCGATGGACGCTCTGAAGTTAGCAACGCCTTGCGATGTGACCAAACTGCCTGGTTTCGAGAAAGGCTGGGTATCAGTACAAGATGCGGCAGCGCAGCTTTCAATTAACTACCTCAAGCCAAAAAATGGTGAACAGATCCTCGATTGCTGCGCCGCTCCGGGTGGTAAGACAGCCCATATTCTTGAGCGCACCTCGGGCAGCGAAGTAGTGGCAATCGACTGTGATGACACTCGCCTGAAGCGTGTGCATGAAAACCTGAAGCGTCTCAACCTTGACGCAAAAGTAATTTGCGGTGATGCCCGTACCCCTCAAGAATGGTGGCAAGGTGAACAGTTTGACCGTATTTTGCTGGATGCACCTTGTTCTGCAACAGGAGTCATTCGCCGTCATCCGGATATTAAATGGCTACGCCGGGCAGACGATATTGCCGCTTTGGCAGATCTGCAACGTGAAATTTTCGATGCTATGTGGACACAGCTAAAACCAGGCGGCACAATGGTTTACGCAACTTGCTCCATCACTCCACAAGAAAACACCGAGCAAGTGAAAGCATTTTTAGCTCGCACCGCAGATGCGATATTGCTGGATTCAGATCCCGATCAGCCTGGGCGTCAGATACTGCCAGGTGAAGACGATATGGATGGATTTTACTACGCCGTGCTCACAAAAAACCGTGCGTAA
- the trkA gene encoding Trk system potassium transporter TrkA — MKIIILGAGQVGGTLAENLVGENNDITIVDNNSDRLRELQDKYDLRVVNGHASHPDVLHEAGAQDADMLVAVTNADETNMAACQVAFTLFNTPNRVARIRSPEYLAEKEALFKSGAIPVDHLIAPEELVTSYIERLIQYPGALQVVSFAEQKVSLVAVKAYYGGPLVGNALSALREHMPHIDTRVAAIFRQGRPIRPQGTTIIEADDEVFFVAASNHIRSVMSELQRLEKPYRRIMIVGGGNIGASLAKRLEQTYSVKLIERNYQRAEKLSEQLGNTIVFCGDAADQELLTEENIDQVDVFIALTNEDETNIMSAMLAKRMGAKKVMVLIQRGAYVDLVQGGVIDVAISPQQATISALLTHVRRADIVNVSSLRRGAAEAIEAIAHGDETTSKVVGRAIGDIKLPPGTTIGAIVRGEEVLIAHDRTVIEQDDHVVMFLVDKKYVSDVEALFQPSPFFL, encoded by the coding sequence ATGAAGATCATAATTCTTGGTGCTGGTCAGGTTGGCGGCACACTGGCAGAAAACCTTGTTGGTGAGAACAACGATATCACCATCGTCGACAACAACTCTGACCGCCTGCGTGAGTTGCAGGACAAATATGACCTACGTGTGGTCAACGGCCATGCAAGTCATCCGGATGTCCTGCACGAAGCAGGGGCACAAGATGCCGACATGCTGGTTGCGGTAACCAACGCTGACGAAACCAATATGGCGGCGTGTCAGGTAGCCTTTACTCTGTTTAACACCCCTAACCGTGTCGCTCGTATCCGCTCTCCAGAGTATCTGGCAGAAAAAGAAGCCCTGTTTAAATCTGGCGCAATCCCGGTCGATCACCTTATCGCACCGGAAGAACTCGTTACCAGCTATATCGAACGTCTTATTCAGTATCCGGGCGCACTTCAGGTTGTCAGCTTTGCCGAGCAGAAAGTCAGCCTGGTTGCGGTAAAAGCCTACTATGGCGGCCCGTTGGTGGGGAATGCGTTATCTGCGCTGCGTGAGCACATGCCACACATAGACACCCGCGTGGCTGCAATATTCCGTCAGGGTCGTCCGATACGTCCGCAAGGCACCACCATCATCGAAGCCGATGATGAAGTTTTCTTTGTTGCCGCAAGTAATCATATCCGCTCTGTAATGAGTGAATTGCAGCGCCTTGAGAAGCCTTACCGCCGAATTATGATAGTCGGTGGCGGTAACATCGGTGCAAGCTTAGCGAAGCGCTTAGAGCAGACCTATAGCGTGAAATTAATCGAACGTAACTACCAGCGAGCAGAAAAACTATCTGAACAGCTGGGCAACACCATTGTGTTCTGTGGAGATGCCGCGGATCAAGAGTTACTGACAGAAGAAAATATCGATCAGGTCGATGTGTTCATTGCCCTGACTAACGAAGATGAAACCAACATCATGTCCGCCATGCTGGCAAAACGCATGGGGGCGAAAAAGGTAATGGTGCTGATTCAGCGCGGTGCGTATGTCGACCTCGTACAAGGAGGCGTGATAGACGTGGCAATTTCACCACAGCAAGCGACAATCTCTGCGTTGCTGACCCACGTTCGCCGTGCCGATATTGTTAACGTCTCGTCTCTGCGCCGTGGTGCTGCTGAAGCCATTGAAGCCATCGCCCACGGTGATGAAACCACATCGAAAGTGGTTGGCCGCGCGATTGGCGACATCAAACTTCCGCCGGGCACGACCATTGGCGCAATCGTTCGTGGTGAAGAGGTCCTCATCGCTCATGATCGCACGGTTATAGAACAAGATGACCACGTCGTTATGTTCCTGGTCGACAAAAAATACGTATCAGACGTCGAAGCTCTGTTCCAGCCTAGCCCGTTTTTCCTTTAG
- a CDS encoding TrkH family potassium uptake protein produces MVNLRPVLFVIGLVLSKLALFMYIPTLVAFFTGTGGFLDFAQAVVITHVAAFFCLTIGRTTNFKLSVRDMFLITSLVWIIASAFAALPFVFINHITFTDAYFETMSGITTTGSTVLSGLDSMAPSILLWRSILQWLGGIGFIVMAVAVLPMLNVGGMKLFHTESSDWSDKSSPRAKTVAKNIVLVYLTLTGLCIVGFVLTGMNVFEAINHAFTTLSTGGYSTSDRSMNQFSDGAHWVATAFMFLGGLPFLLFIAALRKRRISILLKDAQVRGFACLFILSSLVIAAWLVIRDGYTIVDALRVSMFNIVSVVTTTGFGLEDFTAWGALPTTLFAFLMIAGACSGSTSGGIKIFRFQIAMTLLNKQMLKLVHPSGVFVQRYNQRPVNDDIVRSVVAFVLMFFITIIFIAGCLSALGLDPVTSISGSITAVANVGPGMGSVIGPTGNFAPLPDAAKWLLSFGMLMGRLEILTILVLFFPAFWRR; encoded by the coding sequence ATGGTCAACTTACGTCCCGTACTGTTTGTTATCGGGCTGGTTTTATCCAAACTGGCTCTTTTCATGTACATACCGACGTTGGTCGCGTTTTTCACAGGTACGGGCGGATTCCTCGATTTCGCCCAGGCTGTTGTCATCACCCATGTGGCTGCATTTTTCTGCCTGACTATTGGCCGGACGACCAATTTCAAACTCAGTGTACGTGATATGTTCCTGATCACCAGCCTGGTCTGGATTATCGCCAGTGCGTTCGCTGCGCTGCCTTTTGTGTTCATAAACCATATTACGTTCACTGATGCCTATTTCGAAACCATGTCAGGTATCACCACCACTGGCTCAACGGTTTTGAGCGGCCTGGACAGTATGGCACCAAGCATCCTGTTGTGGCGCTCAATTCTGCAATGGCTTGGCGGCATCGGCTTTATCGTTATGGCGGTAGCGGTTCTGCCGATGCTAAACGTTGGTGGTATGAAGCTGTTCCACACCGAGTCTTCCGACTGGTCAGACAAAAGCAGCCCGAGAGCTAAGACCGTGGCGAAGAACATCGTACTGGTTTACCTGACCCTGACCGGTTTGTGCATTGTTGGCTTTGTGCTGACGGGTATGAATGTGTTCGAAGCGATCAACCACGCTTTCACGACACTATCGACCGGCGGCTACTCGACTTCCGACAGGTCGATGAATCAGTTTTCCGATGGTGCACACTGGGTCGCAACCGCCTTTATGTTCCTAGGGGGGCTACCCTTCCTGTTGTTCATTGCCGCCCTGCGTAAACGCAGAATCAGCATTCTGCTTAAAGATGCCCAGGTCCGGGGTTTTGCCTGCCTGTTTATCCTCTCAAGTCTGGTCATTGCTGCCTGGCTGGTAATCCGTGATGGCTACACCATAGTAGATGCATTGCGTGTGTCGATGTTTAATATCGTATCTGTCGTCACCACAACCGGTTTTGGCTTAGAAGACTTCACCGCCTGGGGTGCATTGCCGACAACACTGTTTGCTTTCCTGATGATTGCAGGCGCCTGCTCAGGCTCCACATCCGGCGGTATCAAGATATTCCGCTTCCAGATCGCAATGACTCTGCTGAACAAACAAATGCTAAAACTGGTGCATCCGTCAGGTGTATTTGTCCAGCGCTACAACCAACGTCCAGTAAATGATGACATTGTGCGTTCCGTTGTCGCTTTCGTACTGATGTTTTTTATCACCATCATCTTTATTGCAGGGTGTCTGAGTGCCTTAGGCTTAGATCCGGTTACCAGTATTTCAGGCTCTATCACCGCCGTTGCTAACGTGGGGCCGGGGATGGGATCGGTGATTGGCCCGACAGGTAACTTTGCACCACTACCCGATGCGGCCAAATGGCTGCTAAGTTTTGGGATGTTAATGGGGCGCCTGGAGATTCTGACTATTCTTGTATTATTCTTCCCTGCATTCTGGCGCCGTTAG
- a CDS encoding DUF3157 family protein: MKTWITLATLLATSSVDAAEVVKLADGREVKLNDDFTWEYVVVSAAAESTTQSASKAVTTTGVAATPVIATIPAVSKTTGTTVVVNAKKPTMQLSDSGVDILIGSASYEGGELIFPTSITNQSSQSVIQIEVEVEVFDLSGKALKKEKVIVWQSIKRMADTYLRPQQAEQGKTIRLAVPQSQQYQFSAKVIEVQTR, encoded by the coding sequence ATGAAAACCTGGATCACTCTGGCTACACTGCTGGCCACTTCATCAGTTGATGCTGCCGAAGTCGTAAAGTTAGCCGATGGACGAGAAGTAAAGCTTAATGATGACTTTACCTGGGAGTATGTGGTGGTTAGCGCCGCAGCTGAATCCACAACGCAATCCGCATCCAAAGCGGTTACCACAACCGGAGTCGCAGCAACACCAGTCATTGCGACGATACCTGCTGTCTCAAAAACTACGGGCACAACAGTTGTGGTCAATGCAAAAAAGCCAACTATGCAGCTTTCTGATTCTGGTGTGGATATCCTTATTGGTTCCGCAAGTTATGAAGGTGGTGAACTGATATTTCCAACCTCGATTACCAACCAGAGTTCTCAGTCAGTAATCCAGATTGAAGTGGAAGTCGAGGTGTTCGATCTGTCCGGTAAGGCACTGAAAAAAGAAAAGGTTATTGTCTGGCAGTCGATCAAACGCATGGCCGATACCTACCTTCGCCCGCAACAGGCAGAGCAGGGTAAAACCATCAGGCTGGCAGTGCCGCAATCTCAGCAATACCAGTTTTCAGCTAAAGTCATAGAGGTACAGACTCGCTAA
- a CDS encoding hemolysin III family protein, producing MSSSHKPQYSQGEEFANSLTHGIGMLLGIVGLILLLVRALDQQADALTITSMAIYGSSIIVLFLASTLYHAIPHPKAKRWLKTFDHCAIYLLIAGSYTPFLLVSLRTPLAIGLMIVIWTIALIGILMKVAFIHRFKRLSLTTYLVMGWLSLIVIYQLAITLDIGGLTLLAAGGLIYSLGVIFYVAKRIPFNHAIWHGFVLAGCVCHFFAIYYFVEPI from the coding sequence ATGTCATCATCACATAAGCCTCAATACAGTCAGGGCGAAGAGTTTGCTAACTCTCTCACTCACGGGATAGGGATGTTATTGGGTATTGTTGGCCTGATTCTGCTGTTAGTCAGAGCTTTGGACCAACAGGCTGATGCCCTGACCATCACCAGTATGGCGATCTACGGTTCCAGTATTATTGTGCTGTTTCTTGCCTCTACGCTCTATCACGCAATTCCGCATCCTAAAGCTAAACGCTGGCTGAAAACCTTCGATCATTGTGCGATTTATTTACTGATTGCGGGCAGCTATACCCCGTTTTTGCTGGTGAGTTTACGAACCCCTTTGGCGATTGGTTTAATGATCGTGATCTGGACCATTGCCTTGATTGGTATTCTTATGAAAGTGGCGTTTATTCATCGCTTTAAGAGATTATCGCTAACGACTTATCTGGTCATGGGATGGCTGTCATTGATTGTTATTTACCAACTGGCCATTACCCTGGATATTGGCGGATTGACGCTACTTGCGGCGGGCGGCCTGATTTATTCCCTTGGTGTCATTTTTTATGTGGCTAAACGTATACCATTCAATCACGCTATCTGGCATGGCTTTGTTTTAGCGGGCTGTGTGTGTCATTTCTTTGCTATCTATTATTTCGTCGAACCGATTTAG
- a CDS encoding sporulation protein has protein sequence MSFLKKTLASFGIGSAKVDSVLNQDVLYPGQSVDVSIHVYGGATEQEIDNIDLKLCCRYIAEAPDDRGAREGHSMRRIPQTHVLAEWSLPYAFTIHSAEERTFDLKLDVPWNTPITIGDAKVWLETGLDIAAALDPTDKDMLTIRPDPLMDAILTAFEAQGLRIRKVECEEVKGFDLPFVQEFELVPTDGPYHGLWRELEFVAHRSEKELKLWFEVDRNRSGSGGMLASLLGSGKLKRELTIPVTTNHDEVGELVLNYLDQATAIHDP, from the coding sequence ATGTCATTTTTAAAGAAGACACTTGCGAGTTTTGGGATTGGCAGTGCTAAGGTTGACTCGGTTCTGAATCAGGATGTGCTCTATCCGGGGCAGAGTGTGGATGTGTCTATCCATGTTTACGGGGGAGCGACAGAACAGGAGATTGATAATATCGATTTGAAACTCTGCTGTCGTTACATTGCGGAAGCGCCTGATGACAGAGGAGCCCGTGAAGGGCACAGTATGCGCCGGATACCGCAAACCCATGTTCTGGCTGAGTGGAGCCTTCCTTATGCGTTTACTATCCACTCTGCAGAAGAACGTACCTTCGATTTAAAACTTGATGTGCCCTGGAATACTCCGATTACAATCGGTGACGCGAAAGTGTGGCTGGAAACAGGCTTAGACATTGCCGCTGCGCTTGATCCGACTGACAAAGATATGCTTACCATTCGTCCGGATCCTCTGATGGATGCAATCCTGACCGCATTTGAGGCGCAGGGTTTACGTATTCGCAAGGTTGAATGCGAAGAAGTGAAGGGATTTGATCTGCCATTTGTTCAGGAATTTGAACTGGTACCGACAGATGGTCCCTACCATGGTCTGTGGCGTGAGCTGGAGTTTGTCGCGCACCGCAGTGAAAAAGAGCTGAAACTATGGTTTGAGGTTGACCGCAATCGCAGCGGGTCCGGAGGTATGCTGGCGAGCCTGTTAGGCAGCGGCAAGCTCAAGCGGGAACTGACGATCCCTGTGACGACTAACCATGATGAAGTCGGGGAGCTTGTGCTTAATTACCTTGACCAAGCTACTGCTATTCACGACCCTTAA
- a CDS encoding YihD family protein, whose protein sequence is MKCHRIEELLELLDPEWHKDQDMNLLQFIVKLATEAGYEGKLEDLTDDVLIYHLKMRNSSKDEMIPGLKKDQEDDFKTAILRARGVIK, encoded by the coding sequence ATGAAGTGTCATCGAATTGAAGAATTGCTCGAACTGCTAGATCCAGAGTGGCACAAAGACCAGGACATGAACCTGCTACAGTTTATTGTGAAACTGGCCACAGAAGCGGGTTATGAAGGCAAACTGGAAGATCTCACTGATGATGTTCTGATCTACCACCTTAAAATGCGTAACAGCAGTAAAGATGAGATGATCCCGGGTTTAAAGAAAGACCAGGAAGATGATTTCAAAACGGCTATTTTACGCGCTCGCGGCGTCATCAAATAG
- the ccoG gene encoding cytochrome c oxidase accessory protein CcoG — protein sequence MSQDKIDIKDVTPKTFNPKTHKGNGDRFNPSNRIYVRESKGTYQKLRRYGGWFLLLLFALTPWIPYGDRQAILLDIGNQQFNFFGTTLYPQDLTLLALLFVIAAFGLFFITTFLGRVWCGYLCPQTVWTFMYIWFEEKLEGSANKRRRQDANKLTANLVMRKTLKHIAWFAIALATGFTFAGYFVPIKQLVIDFFTFNSSFWPVFWVLFFAICTYGNAGWMRSIMCIHMCPYARFQSAMFDKDTFIVGYDTNRGEQRGPRSRKADPKQLGLGDCIDCDLCVQVCPTGIDIRDGLQYECINCGACIDACDQTMDRMGYEKGLISYTTEHRLSGKHTKVLRPKLLGYGAVLLIMVGLFFAQIASVDPAGMSVIRDRNQLFRVNSSGEVENTYTLKLINKTQQTQEYTLDVSGLSDVSWYGKQTVQVQPGEVLNLPLSLGADPDKLNSAITTIQFILTDKSNDFTIEVESRFIKKL from the coding sequence ATGAGTCAGGATAAGATCGACATCAAAGATGTGACTCCCAAGACTTTTAACCCGAAAACCCATAAAGGTAACGGGGATCGTTTTAACCCGAGCAATCGCATTTATGTCCGTGAAAGTAAAGGAACCTATCAAAAGCTAAGACGCTACGGCGGCTGGTTTTTATTACTCCTGTTTGCTTTGACTCCCTGGATTCCATACGGTGATCGCCAGGCCATTCTGCTTGATATTGGTAATCAGCAATTTAACTTCTTTGGCACTACACTGTATCCGCAGGATCTCACCCTGCTTGCCCTATTATTTGTGATAGCGGCATTCGGCCTGTTTTTCATTACCACATTTTTAGGCAGGGTTTGGTGTGGTTACCTCTGTCCGCAAACCGTCTGGACGTTTATGTACATCTGGTTTGAGGAGAAACTCGAAGGCAGCGCGAATAAGCGCCGCAGGCAAGATGCGAACAAGTTAACCGCCAACCTTGTGATGCGTAAAACCCTCAAACACATCGCCTGGTTTGCAATTGCGCTCGCCACTGGCTTCACTTTTGCCGGTTACTTTGTGCCTATTAAGCAACTAGTGATCGATTTCTTCACCTTTAACTCTAGCTTCTGGCCTGTTTTCTGGGTGCTGTTTTTTGCGATTTGTACTTACGGTAATGCAGGCTGGATGCGCTCAATCATGTGTATTCACATGTGCCCTTACGCACGTTTCCAGTCAGCGATGTTTGATAAAGATACCTTCATCGTTGGCTACGACACCAATCGTGGTGAACAAAGAGGCCCTCGTTCACGTAAGGCAGATCCAAAACAACTGGGGTTGGGTGACTGTATTGACTGTGATTTATGTGTCCAGGTCTGTCCGACGGGAATCGATATCCGTGATGGCTTGCAGTATGAATGTATCAACTGTGGTGCTTGTATTGATGCTTGTGACCAGACCATGGATCGCATGGGCTACGAAAAAGGGCTGATCAGCTACACCACTGAGCACCGTTTATCGGGTAAGCACACTAAAGTTCTGCGTCCTAAGCTACTTGGCTATGGTGCCGTGTTACTGATCATGGTGGGCTTATTCTTCGCGCAGATTGCATCTGTTGACCCTGCTGGTATGAGTGTAATTCGTGACCGTAACCAACTGTTCCGCGTTAACAGTTCCGGTGAAGTGGAAAATACCTACACCCTTAAACTGATCAATAAGACCCAACAGACACAAGAATACACTCTTGATGTCAGCGGCCTAAGCGATGTGAGCTGGTACGGTAAACAAACCGTACAGGTACAACCGGGTGAAGTGCTGAACTTACCATTGAGTCTTGGCGCAGATCCTGACAAGCTAAACTCTGCGATAACAACAATTCAGTTTATACTCACCGATAAGAGTAACGATTTCACTATCGAAGTGGAAAGCAGGTTTATCAAGAAACTCTGA
- a CDS encoding serine/threonine protein kinase, with translation MSQGTFNFDALTPDFMWYALESIGVRAESGFLPLNSYENRVYQFTDEERRRYVVKFYRPERWSNEQIQEEHDFTLELIDNEIPVAPPVLLNGQTLHHYQGYNFALFESVGGRQFEVDNLDQLEGVGRFLGRIHKVGSQKAFQHRPSIGLQEYLYQPRELLQNSNMIPMHLENSFFNDLDMLIKSIENHWREDFNTIRLHGDCHPGNILWRDGPMFVDLDDSRNGPAVQDLWMLLSGERQEKLMQLDTILEAYQEFCDFNSAELKLIEPLRGLRMVHYMAWLAKRWHDPAFPLAFPWFNEPKYWEGQVLAFKEQIASLEEAPLSLMPQW, from the coding sequence ATGTCCCAAGGTACGTTTAACTTTGACGCCCTAACCCCGGATTTTATGTGGTATGCGTTAGAAAGCATCGGTGTTCGCGCAGAATCTGGCTTTCTCCCTCTCAACAGCTATGAAAACCGTGTTTATCAGTTTACTGATGAAGAGCGCCGTCGCTACGTGGTGAAGTTCTATCGTCCAGAACGTTGGAGTAACGAACAAATTCAGGAAGAGCACGATTTCACTCTGGAGCTGATCGACAATGAAATCCCGGTCGCCCCACCAGTACTACTGAACGGCCAGACCTTACATCACTACCAGGGCTATAACTTTGCTCTGTTTGAAAGCGTCGGCGGGCGTCAGTTTGAAGTGGATAATTTAGATCAGCTCGAAGGCGTTGGCAGATTTCTCGGCCGCATCCATAAAGTCGGCAGTCAGAAAGCGTTTCAGCACCGGCCAAGTATCGGATTACAGGAATACCTCTACCAACCACGTGAGCTTTTGCAAAACTCAAATATGATTCCGATGCACCTGGAAAACAGTTTTTTCAATGATTTGGATATGCTAATCAAATCTATTGAGAATCACTGGCGAGAAGATTTCAATACCATTCGTCTGCATGGAGATTGTCATCCGGGCAATATCCTGTGGCGTGACGGCCCGATGTTCGTAGACTTAGACGACTCACGTAACGGACCTGCTGTACAAGATTTGTGGATGCTGCTCAGCGGAGAGCGTCAGGAGAAATTGATGCAGCTGGATACGATTCTGGAAGCATATCAGGAGTTTTGCGATTTTAATTCAGCAGAATTGAAACTTATAGAACCTCTTCGCGGTCTACGAATGGTGCACTACATGGCTTGGTTAGCAAAACGTTGGCATGATCCGGCATTTCCGCTCGCTTTTCCATGGTTTAATGAGCCAAAATACTGGGAAGGTCAAGTCCTTGCGTTTAAAGAGCAGATTGCCAGCTTAGAAGAAGCCCCCCTCTCTTTAATGCCTCAATGGTAA
- a CDS encoding thiol:disulfide interchange protein DsbA/DsbL, translating into MKKLFALFSMLMLSLTANAAQFKEGEHYKVLDLEASSKPVVTEFFSFYCPHCNSFEPVIQQLKKQLPEGVKLQKNHVSFMGGKMGPSMSKAFATMVALKIEDKMVPVMFNRIHNMRKAPRDDAELRQIFLDEGVDANKFDSAFKGFAVDSMIRRMDKQFSDSGLTGVPAVIVNNKYQVQAQSIKTTDEYFALVNYLLELK; encoded by the coding sequence ATGAAAAAGCTGTTCGCACTGTTTTCTATGCTAATGCTGAGCCTCACGGCAAATGCCGCTCAGTTCAAAGAAGGTGAACATTACAAAGTACTGGACTTAGAGGCATCAAGTAAGCCTGTTGTTACTGAGTTCTTCTCATTCTACTGCCCGCACTGTAATTCTTTCGAACCGGTTATTCAGCAGCTTAAAAAGCAGTTACCAGAAGGCGTAAAACTACAAAAGAACCACGTATCTTTCATGGGTGGCAAGATGGGGCCTTCTATGAGTAAAGCATTCGCCACCATGGTCGCGCTAAAGATTGAAGACAAAATGGTGCCAGTAATGTTTAACCGCATTCACAATATGCGTAAAGCACCACGTGACGACGCTGAACTGCGCCAGATATTTCTGGATGAAGGCGTAGACGCGAACAAATTTGACTCAGCATTCAAAGGCTTTGCAGTCGACTCCATGATTCGCCGCATGGATAAACAGTTTTCAGACAGCGGCCTGACAGGAGTTCCGGCGGTAATCGTCAATAACAAGTACCAGGTACAGGCACAAAGCATCAAAACCACGGACGAGTATTTTGCTTTGGTGAACTACTTACTGGAACTGAAATAA
- a CDS encoding DUF2860 domain-containing protein has translation MKARLAVLALAFIVSSAQARLAETAGLSGELSLNAGFVTSESNFNTDSDKTIDSLSHSADSDSSVVAGPLGNIAYTFGTQLNQQVYTGTTRSDVAIGTLAFQLGYQYQLPSGTVLDVSYLPTLLEGEAWRNPYQVGVARRTTDEIGNAYRLQIKGLIDKNFNLDLAFADKQIDDEEVTDRTLARDADIYYIKGDYRILVNRTAMLQPAFTYINHDADGDAESFDSYGLDISWFKFINRHRLALTAGYSYKDYQSQSLTFAKTRSDDTVKLFAAYEYQNVFDWQDWSFISFAGYSQTSSNITFYDEKQYLMSVGLNYHF, from the coding sequence ATGAAAGCAAGACTAGCAGTCTTGGCTCTCGCCTTTATCGTCAGCTCAGCTCAGGCTCGGCTCGCAGAAACCGCCGGACTCAGCGGAGAGCTTTCACTTAACGCAGGATTTGTTACATCGGAATCTAACTTTAATACCGACAGCGACAAGACCATCGATTCACTGAGTCACAGTGCAGACAGTGACAGCTCCGTGGTTGCAGGCCCGCTGGGAAACATCGCTTACACCTTCGGCACACAGCTCAATCAGCAAGTGTACACAGGTACCACCCGCTCGGATGTGGCTATTGGTACACTGGCCTTTCAGCTCGGCTATCAATATCAGTTGCCGTCTGGCACCGTGCTTGACGTATCCTACTTACCAACTTTGCTGGAAGGAGAAGCGTGGCGTAACCCCTATCAGGTAGGTGTTGCCCGGCGTACAACCGATGAGATTGGCAACGCATACCGCTTACAGATAAAAGGACTGATTGATAAGAACTTCAATCTCGACTTGGCGTTTGCCGACAAACAGATAGATGACGAAGAGGTCACTGATCGCACGCTCGCCCGTGATGCTGATATTTACTACATCAAAGGCGATTACCGAATTCTCGTTAATCGCACTGCGATGTTGCAGCCTGCTTTCACTTACATTAATCACGATGCCGATGGTGACGCTGAATCGTTCGATTCATACGGGCTTGATATCAGCTGGTTTAAATTTATTAACCGTCACCGCCTGGCACTTACCGCTGGCTACAGCTACAAGGATTACCAGTCACAGAGCCTGACATTTGCCAAAACACGCAGTGATGACACGGTGAAACTGTTTGCAGCCTACGAATACCAAAATGTTTTTGACTGGCAAGACTGGTCGTTTATCTCTTTCGCAGGTTACAGTCAAACCAGCTCAAACATTACCTTCTACGACGAGAAGCAATACCTGATGTCGGTAGGTTTAAACTACCACTTTTAA